From the genome of Gryllotalpicola protaetiae:
GAGCGCGACGGCGGCCGAGAAGCCGAGCAGCACCGGAGTCGGCAGGAGAACCGTCACACGGCTCAGCCGGAAGACGGCGATGACCGCGTACGCGGCGGCCGCGACGAGCGCCTGCGCGGTCGCGAGCTCTGCATAGTTCGCGGTGCCCGGGTGCGCGAGCGGGGTGAGCGTCGCGGCGATGAGCGCGACGCCGACGGCGTCCGGGGCCGCGGTGAGGCGGCCGGTCGCGGCGAAGAAGGCGAACACGATGCCCGGCACGATCAGCGTGTAGAGGCCCATGGTCGGCGGCAGTCCGGCGAACTGGGCGAAGGCCATCGCAACCGGGGCCGACATGGCCGCGAGCGTGATGCCCATCAGGGCTTCGCCGCGCCAGTCGCCTCGGGTGGTGCCTGCGAGCAGTGCCATGGTGCCTATTGTGGTGGGGCTCACGGGCCAGTGTCGGAGGCACGTGGAAGACTTGTGGGCGCTTGCTGGGTGTTCGAGGAGCCTTCGATGTGAGTGGATTCTTCACCTTGACATGTTCGAATGAGAGTTCGAATATGGGTGAGTGGGGAATGCACTCCGATCCGATGCTCTCGAAAAGGGCAGTGTCTTTGAAAAAGGCAGTGTCTTTGAAAAGGCGCAAGCCGATCTCGAGCGCATCCGCGAGCTCAAGTCGCGCATCTCCGGAATGGAGCGCACGCGGCTCGACACCCGTGCGCTGCCCACTCTGCCCGCTTTCATGTCGTTGCTGCCCGGTGGGGCGCTGCAGGCAGGGTCCGTGTACTCCGTCGCGGGGTCGATGACGCTGGTGATGGGGCTGCTCGCGGCCGCGAGCGCCGACGGCGCCTGGTGCGGGGTCGTCGGCGTCCCCGAGTTCGGGGCGGAGGCGGCGGCGCGCTTCGGCATCGAGCTCGGGCGGCTCGTGCTCGTGCGCGAGCCGGGCCGTTCCTGGCTGTCCGTCGCCGCCGCGCTCGCCGATGCGCTCGCGATCGTGGTCGTGCGGCCGGGCGATCGGGTGGGCGATGCGGAAGCGGCGAAGCTGGCCGCCCGCCTGCGCCAGCGCGGCGCCGTGCTGATCTCCCTGCTGCCGGAGGGGGCGCCGGCGTGGCCGGGCTCCGAGGCGGCACTCGCCGTGACCGAGAGCCGCTGGGCCGGCATCGGGCGCGGCCACGGCTACCCGCGCGAGCGTCTCGTCACGGTGCGCTCCGAGGTGCGCAGCGGCCGCCCGCGGGTCGCGCAGCTGCGGCTGCCCGGCGATTACGGTCGCGACGCGCGGCCGGCCGTCGCCGTGCCCGCGCTCCGATGGGAGCGGGTGTCGTGAGTGCCGCAGCGGAGCAGGGCGCGCTCACGCGCTCGATCGTGCTGTGGTGCCCCGACTGGCCGATCAGGGCGGCGCTGCTCAAATATCCATCGATCGCGGTCGGCAATGCGATCGCGCTGATCGAGAAGGGGCTCGTGTTCGCCTGCTCGGCCGAGGCTCGCACCGCAGGGGTGCGGCGGGGGCTGCGTGTGCGCGAGGCGCAGGCGAGATGCCCTGAGCTCGTGGTGCTGCCCTACGACCCGCAGGCCGACGCGCGGTTCTTCGAGCCGATCCTCGCCGCCGTCGAGCAGACCGTGCCCGGGGTGCAGCCGATCAGGCCCGGCATGTGCGCGCTGCGCTCGCGCGGGCCGGCGAGGTACTACGGCGGCGAGGCCGAGGCGGCCGAGGTGCTGCTCGGGGTGCTGGCAGAGCACGGCGTGCCCGACGCGCGCGTCGGGGTCGCCGACGGTCCCTTCGCAGCGGAGCAGGCGGCCAGGCATCCGTCTGCCGGCGACGCTTCTGAGCCATCTGTCCTGATCGTCGCCGAGGGCGGCTCCCCCGCGTTCCTCGCCGCGCTGCCCGTCGACGTCATGGGCGACGACGGGTTCACGGCGCTGTGCCGCCGGCTCGGGCTGCCGACGCTCGGGGCGCTCGCGGGCATGGCAGCCGACGAGCTCGTCGAGCGCTTCGGCTTCACCGGCGCGCGCGTGCACACGCTCGTGACCGGGCGCGACGCGCAGGTCGTCGTGCCGCGGTCGCCGCAGCGGGCGCTCGAGCGCCGGCTCGTCTTCGACGAGGGGCTCGACCGCGTCGACCAGCTCGCCTTCGCCGCCCGGCAGACCGCCGACGACGTCATCGCGGGGCTCACCGCGGCGAAGCTCGTGGCGACCGCCGTGACGGTGACGATCCAGACGGAGGACGGGGCGGAGAGCTCGCGCACCTGGCTGCATCCGCGGTGGTTCACTGCGGCTGACCTCGTCGACCGGCTGCGCTGGCAGCTGCAGGGCGTCGGGCCGGGAACGGGTGCGCTCACGGCACCTGTCGTGCAGCTCGTGTTCGCGCCCGAGAGCGTCGATGCGGCACACCACCATGAGCAGGGGCTGTGGGGCGACGCCCCCGACGAACGCGTGCACCATGCGCTCTCCCGGGTGCAGAGCATGCTCGGGCACGACGCCGTCGTGACCGCCGCGCTCGGCGGCGGCCGGCTGCTCGACGACCGGCAGGTGCTCGTGCCGTGGGGCGACCGCTCCCCCGCCGGAACAGCGGAGCGGGCCGGGCAGCCCTGGCCGGGCGCGCTGCCCGACCCCCTGCCGGCGACGGTGTTCCTGCCGCGCGTGCAGGTCGAGCTGCTGACGGATTCCGGTGAGCCGGTCGTCGTCTCAGACCGCGGCCTCGTCGAAGGCGAGCCCGCGCTGTTCGCGGCGGCGCCCGGTGCGCGACCCATCGGCTCGCACGGCGAGGCGCTGCGAGTCGCCCGCCCGATCGGCGGCTGGGCCGGCCCGTGGACCGTCGACGAGCGCTGGTGGGATGCGGCGACCGCGCGCCGTGTGCACCGCTTCAGCGTTGTCGACGCCGACGGCACCGCCTGGCTGCTGCTGTTCGACGGGGAGTCCTGGCTCGCCGAGGCGCGCTATGACTAGGGGGTCCTATGGGCTTCAATAACCCGGCGATGCCGTGGTCCGAGTTCGAGCGGACTCTTTCCGGGCGCGCGAGGCCCGATCAGCCGGACGAGCTGGTCGAACGGCCGGGCTCGCGGAGGCGCGAGCCGATCGAGGCGCAGCCCCTCGAACTCGACGACGGGCCGTTCGTGCCCTACGCCGAGTTGCACGCGCACTCGCACTACAGCTTCCTCGACGGCGCGAGCTCACCGGCGGCACTCCTGCAGGAGGCGGCGAGGCTCCGGCTCTCCGCCCTCGCCATCACCGATCACGACGGGCTCTACGGCGCGGTGCAGCTGGCGGAGGCGGCAGCCGCCTACCGAAGAGACCGCATCGAGGTGAAGACCGTGTTCGGCGCCGAGCTGTCCCTCGGGCTCTCTGCCCCGCAGAACGGCGCGCCCGACCCGGAAGGGACGCATCTGCTCGTCCTCGCGCGCGGCCAGGCCGGCTACCACGCACTCGCCGGGGCCATCACCGAGGCTCAGCTCGCCGATGGCGCGGAGAAGGGTCGCCCCATCTACGAGCTCCCCGCGCTCGCCGGGGCGGCCGACGGCCAGTGGGCGGTCCTGACCGGGTGTCGGAAGGGAGCCGTCCGGCAGGCGCTGGCCTCTGCCGACGGAGGCACGGATGCCGCCGCCTGGGAGCTCGACCGGCTCGTCGACCTGTTCGGCCCCGGCAACGTCGTAGTGGAGCTGTTCGACCACGGCGACCCGCTCGCGAGCTCGTACAACGACGCACTGTACGAGCTCGCCGAGAAGCGCGGGCTGCTGGTCGTCGCGACGGGGAATGTCCACTACGCGACCCCCGACGGTCGGCCGCTCGCCACCGCCGTCGCGGCCGTGCGCGCGCGACGGAGCCTCGACGAGCTCGACGGCTGGCTTCCGGCCGCGGGGAACGCCCATCTGCGCAGCGGGGCCGAGATGCACCGGCTGTTCGGGCGGTACCCCGGTGCGATCGAGGCAACCGTGGAACTGGCATCCGATCTCGCCTTCGAACTGAACAGCGTCAAGCCAGGGCTGCCCGAACAGGAGATCCCGGAGGGCTACACGCAGATGAGCTACCTGCGCGAACTGGTCGCCGCAGGCATCGCAGAGCGCTATCCGGAGGGGCGGCGGCCCGTGCCCCTGGCAGAGATCGAGCAGCGCCTCGAAGACGAGCTCGCGGTCATCCAGAAGAAGGACTTCCCCGGTTACTTCCTGATCGTGCACGACCTTGTGCGAGAAGCGCGCACGCGCGGCATCCTCTGCCAAGGTCGCGGCTCGGCCGCCAACTCGGCTGTCTGCTACGTACTCGGCATCACGGCGATCGATGCGATCCGTTACCGGCTGCCGTTCCAGCGCTTCCTGTCCCATCTGCGCGACGAGGAGCCCGACATCGACGTCGACTTCGACTCCCGGCGGCGGGAGGAGATCATCCAGTACGCCTTCGAGAAGTACGGGCGGCGGAATGCCGCGCAGGTCGCCACTGTGATCAGCTATCGGCCGAAGGCGACCGTGCGCGACATGGCCAAGGCGCTCGGGTTCTCTCCCGGCCAGCAGGATGCCTGGGGCAGACGCATCGAGGACTGGGGAGGCGGCGTCTCGGCCGACGCCGACGGCATCCCCGACACCGTCCTCGGGCTCGCGCGTCAGCTCAGCAAGGCGCCGCGCCACCTCGGCATCCACTCCGGCGGCATGGTGCTGACCAAGCGGCCCGTCGGCGAGATCTGCCCCATCGAGCACGCACGCATGAAGGACCGCACCGTGCTGCAATGGGACAAGGGCGACGTCGAGTGGATGGGGCTCGTCAAGTTCGACATGCTCGGCCTGGGGATGCTCGAGGCGCTGCAGTACATCTTCGAGATCGTCCGCGACGGCGTCGGCGAGGAGTGGGGTCTCGCGAGCCTGCCGAAGGAAGAGCCGGCCGTCTACGACATGCTGTGCCGGGCGGACGCGGTCGGCGTCTTCCAGGTCGAGTCGCGCGCGCAGCTCGCCACGCTCCCCCGTTTGCAGCCCCGCCGGTTCTATGACCTCGTCGTCGAGGTCGCGCTGATCCGACCGGGGCCGATCCAGGGCGGTGCGGTGCACCCCTATCTGCGGCGCCGGGAGCGGCTGCGAGGTGGCGACGGCGACCCGGTGAGCTACCCGCACCCGCTGCTCGAATCCGTGCTGAAGCGCACCCTCGGCGTCCCGCTCTTCCAGGAGCAGATCATGCAGATGGCGATGGCGGTCGGCGGCTGCTCCCCCGAGGACGCCGACCTGCTGCGCCGGGCGATGGGCTCCAAGCGCGGGGTCGAGAAGATCGAGTCGCTCAAGAAGAAGCTCTTCGCCGGCATGGCGGAGAACGGCTTGACGGGGCAGGGCGCCGAGGCCATCTATGAGCAGATCCACGCCTTCGCCGACTTCGGCTTCGCCGAGAGCCACTCGCTCAGCTTCGCGCTGCTCGTCTACGCGAGCTCCTGGCTCAAGCTGCACTACCCCGCCGCCTTCCTGGCCGGGCTGCTGCGGGCGCAGCCGATGGGCTTCTACTCCGCGGAGACCCTCGTGCGGGATGCGCGGCGTCACGGCGTCGAGGTCCGCGGCGTCGACATCCTCCGCTCCGATGCGCACGCGAGCCTCGAGCCGCTCGATGAGAAGGGGCCGTGGGGCGAGGCATCCGCACCCCGTCCTGGAATCACGGGGATGGACGAGTGCCTGGGCTGGCACGAGACCGGGGGAAATCCGGAAGACGTCGAAGAGAGCGAGCCGTTCGACCCGGCTGCTCCCGACGAGAGCGCCGCCCACCGCCGTGACGGCCGCTTCGCCGTGCGGCTCGGGCTCGCCGGGGTGAGGTCCATCGGCGAGAAGGTGGCTGAGCGCATCGTCGCTGCACGGAGGGAGAGCGGGCCCTATCTCGACCTGCACGATCTCGCGCGGCGCGCGGCGCTCAGCGAGCCGCAGCTCACCGCCCTCGCTGCGGCCGGCGCCTTCCAGTCGATGGGGATCGGGCGGCGTGAAGCGCTCTGGCAGGCGGGTCCCGCCGGGCGGGAGCGCGCCGACTATCTGCCCCACACCGCGGTCGTCGTCCAGCCGCCGCTATTGCCGGCGCCGAGCGAGGCGGATCGGCTCGCCTACGACATCTGGGCCATGGGCCTGTCCCCCGACGATCATCCGATGCGGTATCGGCGCGCGGTGCTGCGGGCGGGCGGGGTGCTGAGCGCCGCCGAGCTGGGGAGCGCGGAATCCGGGAGCCGGGTGTTCGTCGGCGGGGTCGTCACACACCGGCAGCGACCGACGACGGCCTCCGGCATCACCTTCCTCAACCTCGAGGACGAGACCGGCATGGTCAACGTCATCGTCTCCACCGGGGTCTGGAAGAGGCACCGGCGCGTCGCGCGGGAAGCGCAGGGAATGGTCGTGCGCGGCATCTTGGAGCGCAGCCCCGAGGGGGTCGTGAACATCGCCGCCGACCGGCTTCAGCTGCTCCAGCTGCCCGTCGAGATGAAGTCCCGGGATTTCCAGTGACGTGAATCGGGCACGCGGCACGCGTTACATGTAACACTGGGTACATGGGGACAAGAGACCGCGTGGCAAGTCATCGCGACAGGATGAGGAAGGCGGGGTATCGCCTGGTGCAGACCTGGGTCCCCGATGTGCGAACACCGGGTTTTGTCGATGAAGCGCGGAGGCAGGCGATCCTTGTCGCCGAGGCCGATCGTCGAGGTGAAGACCAGGACTTCATCGAAGCCATTTCTGCGCCGTGGGACGAATGAGGCGCGGCGAGCTCTGGACCGTTTCCGGTGACGTCTACGCATCGAAACCGCGCCCGGCGCTGATCCTTCAAGACGACCGCTTCGACGCAACCGAGTCGGTCACGGTTGCTCCTCTCACCACAACGGCGGTTGACGCACCCCTTCTCCGTTACCGACTTGACCCGGCGGGCGGGAACGGGCTCGACGCGACCAGCTTCATCATGGTCGACAAGCTCACCACGGTGCGCAGGAACAACATCGGCAAGCAGTTCGGCTCGCTCACCGGCAGCCAATTGATCGAGGTGGAGAGATTGGTGATCGTCTTCCTGGGGTTAGCAGGATGAGGCTTCGCAACGCACTGGCGTCATGAGTGCCCGACACGCAGACTGACCTCATGCGATTCGGTGGGCGGCTGAAGGCCGACGCGCCCGATCCGGCGATCGAGCTGATCGAGAAGGCGAGGCGGATGCCGGTGCCCGTGATCGGCCTGGTGCCGCAGCGCCACCTCGAGGACTGGGATGCGTTCGGCGTCAGCTCCGGCACTCACAACGGGGTGTTCGACTCGTGCGACGTCTCGATCAGCTACACGCTGTGGCGGAACCCGCACAACATCCACGATCCGGTGAATCTCGCCGAGCTCGGCGACGAGCAGCGCGCGAGCCTCGACCGCCAGGTCCCGTCGGAGCGGCCGCCGTGGCTGCTCGAGCGCGTGCGCCGTACGCGTTACCCCCTTCTCTGGGAGTGCGTCATCACGCATTGGCGCTCCGAGCCGCGCGAGTACGACTCCGTCGAGGCGCGGCTCGCCGCGCATGTGAACCACATCCTCGAGAACGGATTCCGCGAGACGCGCGTGCGCGGCGAGCTGCCCGGTGACCTCGACAGCCCGGTCGACGAGCGTCATGTCGAGCATGGGGTGACCGTGCTTGTGAACGGGTTCGAGCGGTCGGGCATCCGCATCGACACGGACCCCGATGTCTACGGCGTCGGTGTCGCGCTCGCCAACAACAGCACGGTCACGGCAGTCCTCCCACGTGACGAGCTGCGCTTTGTCGACGTGGCCTTCGAGACGCGTCGCATCTAGTTCCCATCCGACGAGTCGAGACCCCGTCGATTGCGAGGATTTGGCCTCTGTGCGCGGCGGCCAAGACCGGCAGCGGCATCCGCAGAGCCGGCCATTAGGCGCTGCGACCCCGACGCTCGCGGCGCAGCATGTCGATCGGCAGCAGCACCCAGAGGCCGATGATCACGAGCGCGACCACGACGGCCGCGATGACTCCCGCCGTGAGGGACAGCACGAAGTAGAACAGGAACAGCGCGACGCCGATGATCAGCAGCGCGACCGCGATGAGGTTCACGCGCAGGATCCGGTTGCCGATCAGCACGGCGTCCTTCTTGGCGTGGTGCTGGAACAGCCACCGGTGCAGTGAGACGGGCGCGAGCGCGAGCAGCGTCGCCGTGCAGGCGAGGCCCACGAGCACGAGATAGATCGTGATGCCGACCGGCTCGAGCTCGTGGAAGCGCTGCTGGAAGGCGAGCGCGAGCAGGAAGCCCGTGAGGATCTGGTTGCCGGTCTGCGTGACGCGCAGCTCCTGCAGGATGTCCTCCCAGTTGCGGTCGTAGCGCTGAGCATCCGACTCGCCGGGGCGGTTCAGGCTGCCGGATCGTGCGTCGTCGCTCATGGTGTCAAACTACCGGTCAGGTGTGCCCCAGCCGCTTGCGCAGCAGCTGGATGCGCGCCTCGAGCTGCGTCATCGACGCCTTCGCGACGGCGGGGCCACCGCAGCTGCGGCGCAGCTCTGCGTGCACGAGGCCGTGCGGCTGGTCCTTCGACTTCGCATACAGCCCGACGAGCGAGTTGAGCAGCGAGCGCTGCTCCTTCAGGGTGCGGTAGAGCGGCAGCGGTTTGGCCGGCGATGGCTCGACGTCGGGCACAGGCTCCGGACGCGACGCGGCGCGCCGCGACTGCCTCGCCTGCCGGGTCATCAGCAGCTCGTGCACCTGCTCGGGCTCCAAGAGGCCCGGGATGCCGATGAAGTCCAGCTCCTCCTCGGTCTCCGGCTCGGCGTAGCCGCCGTAGTCCTGCCCGTCGAACAGCACGCGGTCGAACGCGGCGTGCGATCCGAGCGCCTGGTACGAGAACTCGCCCTCCAAGGAATCCGACGCCTTGTCGTCCTTCTCGGCGGCCTGCATCATGGCGTCTTCGGGGTTGTAGAGGTCGCCCTCTTCGGAAGACACATCCCGGTCGAGCGCATGGTCGCGCTCCAGCTCGAGCGCGCCGGCCAGCGCGATCAGCGGCTCGACGTCGGGCAGGAACACCGATGCGGTCTCGCCGCGGCGCCGGGCGCGCACGAAACGGCCGATGGCCTGTGCGAAGAACAGCGGCGTCGACGAGTTGGTCGCGTACACGCCGACCGCGAGGCGTGGCACGTCGACGCCCTCCGACACCATGCGCACGGCGACCATCCATTTCGAATCGGATGCCGCGAAGGCGCTGATCCTGTCGGAGGCCTCTTTCTCGTCCGAGAGCACGACGGTGGTCTTCTCGCCCGTCATGACGTCGAGGATCGCGGCATACGCCCGCGCCTGCTCCTTGTCGGTCGCGATGACGAGCCCCCCGGCATCCGGGATCTGCTGCCGCACCTCGTCGAGGCGCCGGGTCGCGGCCGAGAACACCGCGGGAATCCAGTCCCCCTCCGGGTCGAGCGCGGTACGCCACGCCTGCGAGGTGACGTCCTTCGTGTTGCCCTCGCCGAGCCGCGCCTCCATCTCTTCCCCGGCGCGGGTGCGCCAGCGCATGTGCCCCGCGTAGACCATGAACAGCACGGGGCGCACGACGCCGTCGGCAAGCGCGCGCCCGTAGCCGTAGTTGTAGTCGGTCAGCGAGGTGCGGATGCCCTTGGCGTCGGGCAGATAGGTCACGAACGGGATCGGCGAGGTGTCCGACCGGAACGGCGTTCCGGTCAGCGACAGCCGCCGGGTCGCCCGTTCGAACGCCTCACGCACGGCGTCGCCCCACGACAGGGCGTCGCCGCCGTGGTGCACCTCGTCGAGGATCACGAGCGTGCGCCCGTCTTCGACGATGTCCTTGTGCAGCGACGCCTTCGCGGCGACCTGCGCGTAGGTGACCGCGATGCCGCGGTAATGGCGCGCGAAGCGGCGGTGGGCGTTCTTGAACTCGGCGTCGAGGTGGATGCCGACGCGTGCCGCCGCCTCTGCCCACTGCCGCTTCAGGTGGTCGGTCGGGGCGACCACGACGATGCGATCGATGGTGCGCCGGCCGAGCAGCTCTGAGGCGAGGCGCAGCGCGAAGGTCGTCTTGCCGGCGCCGGGCGTCGCCGAGGCGAGGAAGTCGCGCGGCTCGGTGCGGAAGTACTCATCGAGCGCTTCCTGCTGCCAGGCGCGCAGGCGGCTGACGGTGCCCCAGGGGGCGCGGGCCGGGAACGCGGGCGACAGGTGCTCGGCCGCGAAGGTGCCAGGGGTGTGCGCGGGTTCGCCGGGGCTCGGAATACCGACGAGGGGCGAATCAGTCATGGAGATGCGATGCTAACAAGAGGCAGTGACACCGCCGGGCGTGTCTCCACAGGCGCGCCACCGCGAGTGCACACGGAGTGGCAAAATGGTTAACATGCCCGAACTATCTACTTTCACGCGGTACGTAGCGCTCGGCGACAGCTTCACCGAGGGCCTCGGCGACCCCTACCCCGATGCCGCCGACGGATTCCGCGGCTGGGCCGACCGCGTCGCCGAGGTGCTGGCGGCGAAGACCTCCGATTTCGCCTACGCCAATCTCGCCGTGCGCGGGAAGCTGGTGCGTCAGATCCTCGCTGACCAGGTCGACGCCGCAGTCGCCCTGCGGCCCGACCTGATCACCATCTCGGCGGGCGGCAACGACGTCATCCGCCCCGGCACCGACCCCGACGAGATCGCCGCCATCTTCGAGCAGGCGATCGCGCGGCTCGCGACGACCGGCGCCACGATCGTCGTGTTCACGGGTGTCGACGTCGGGTGGTCCGGAACCTTCAAGGCGATCCGTGGCAAGGTCGCGATCTACAACGAAGACGTGCGCAAGATCGCGGCGAAGTACGGATGCCTGGTTGCGGACCAGTGGTCGCTGACCGAGATCCAGGACATGCGCATGTGGTCGATCGACCGCCTGCACATGTCGCCGCTCGGCCACCAGGCGGTCGCGCGCCTCGTGCTGCGCACTCTGGGCGTTCCCAACGATCTGCCCGTGCTGACGCCCGCGCCGGTCCCCCCGCGCAGCTGGCGCGAGGCGCGCGTGCAGGACCTGCAGTGGGCGCGCGAGTACGCGTGGCCCTGGGTCGTCCGCCGTCTCAAGCACGTCTCGAGCGGCGACGGCCTGCCGCCGAAGCGGCCGGACCTCGCGCCCCTCGCGCCGCTGACCGCACCTGAGTCGGTCGACGACCCGAGCTAGGAGCCGAGCAGGCTGCGCTTGTCGAACAGGTCGCGCCAGAGCTGCGAGTCCTGCCAGCCGAAGAGCACCTGGGGGTGGGTGAGCTTCCACCACGTGGTCGGCGCCTCGATCGCGCGCTCGGTGGTGAGGTCGGCGACGACGGCCTTGCCGCCGTAGCTGAAGGTGACGGTGCCGACCTTGGCCTTCGCGGCGACGGCGGCGAGTCTGTCTGCGGTGACCGTGATCGCGATCGAGCTGGCCGAGTAGATCTCGACGCTCGGGCGGCTGGCCGCGACAACCCGGGTCGAGCCGCCCCACGGGGTGCTGTACGTCGCGTAGACCATGCGCCCGGCATCCGTCAGATCCACCTGGTGGAAGGCCTTCTCGTAGCTCGCGAGCAGCGCGGGCACGCCCGACCACAGCGCGTCGTAGGTCGGCTGGCCGACCATGACGCCGACCATCGTGCGCGGAGTGCCATTGATCGTCACCTTCGACGCGAACAGCAGGCAGTGGCCGGCCTGGTCGGTGAATCCGGTCTTGACGCCCTCGATGCCGTCCTTGCCGATGAGCGGGTCGGTGTTCTGGATCTCGCCGACCGGCGCGGGCATCGTCGCGCTCGTCGTGTTGACGACAGCGGCGAGCGCGGGGTTCGCGATCGCGAGCTCGCCGATGCCGACGAGGTCGGTCATGTTGCTCACGCTGCCGGGGTCGAGGCCCGACGGGTCGGTCATGTGCGTGTGCGTGAAGCCGTGCTGGGCGAGCCACGCGTTGGCGGCGTCGACGAAGGCGTCTTGCGAACCGTATGACCACACCGCGAGAGACCGCGCGTAGTTGTTCGCGCTCTTCAGCATCATCACGGTCATGGCCTGGGTGAGCGTGAGCTGCTCCCCCGCCTGCACGGTCGCCCACGAGCCGTCTTCGGCCCATACCTGGTTCAGGATGTCGACATCGCCCTGGCCGAACGTGATGGTCGGGCCCGGGTCGCCGGCCTTCAGCGGGTACTTGTCGAGGAGCACGAGCGCCGTGATCGTCTTCGTGATGCTCGCGATCGGCACGCTCGCGTCGCTGCCGCTCGAGCCGAGCAGGCCGGCCTGCCCGACGAGTCCGACCGCGGCGCCGCCCTGCGTCGGCCATGCCGGCGCGACGGCGGCGGTTGTGATCGGCGTGATCGCCTCGGCGGGGATCACGGCCGCTGTGGTGGGCAGTGGGTGCAGCAGTGCTGCGCCCAGATAGGCGAGCAGGGCGAGTACGACGACGGATGCCGTGCTGACCGTCGCGATCGCGGCGCGGCGCCCTCGCCGAGGCTTCGGAGTGCTCGCCACGGCTGCCGTCGAGTCGCCCAGCTCGGGCTCTGGCTCAAGGTCGACGGCGGAGCTCACGAGGCGATGTTACGCAGTCAGGCTGTGCCTTTGGCGCGCAGCGCCCAGAGCGCGACCGCGCTCGCCGAAGCCACGTTGAGCGAGTCGACGCCGTGCAGCATCGGGATGGTCACGATGGTGTCGGCAGACGCCAGGGCGCGCCGCCCCAGCCCGTCGCCCTCTGCGCCCATGACCAGTGCGACGCGTTCCGGCGCGCTTGCCGCGAAACGATCGAGCGGCACGGCGTCGTCGGCGAGGGCGAGGGCGGCGATGTGGAATCCGCTCTCACGCAAGAGATCAGCTGCGCCATCCTTCCATTCGGGCAAGCGGGTCCACGGCACCTGCAGCACCGTTCCCATGGAGACGCGCACGCTGCGGCGGTAGAGCGGGTCGGCGCAGCTCGGCGTGACGAGCACCGCATCGGCGCCGAGGCCGGCGGCCGAGCGGAAGATCGCCCCGACGTTGGTGTGATCGACGAGTCCGTCGAGGACGACGACACGTCGGGCGTCCGCCAGGACTTCGGGCACGCTCGGCAGCACGGGCCGGTGCATCGACGCGAGCGCGCCGCGGTGCAGGTGATAGCCGGTCAGCCGCTCGAGCAGAGGCGCCTCCCCGACGAAGACGGGCACGTCGGGGAATCCCTCGAGCAGTGGGGCCACGTCGTCGAGCCACTGCTCCTGCACGAGCACGGAGCGCGGGCGGTGCCCGGCCTCGATCGCGCGCGCGATCACCTTGGTCGACTCGGCGAGGTACAGGCCGCCCGCCGGCTCGGTGACGCGCCGCAGCGCGACATCGGTCAGCCGCGAGTAGTCGGCCAGGGCGGGGTCGTCGAGGTCGTCGATCGCGCGGACATCCATACGAAACATCTTGCCCGTAGCATTTGAGGAAGAACGCCGAGGAGGTGTGCGGATGCTTGAACTGCAGTCGACCGACACCCAGCTCGACGCCGCCGTCGAAGCGCTCGCAGGCCGCACGATCACGGTGTTGACCGGGGCGGGAGTGAGCACCGACTCCGGCATCCCCGACTATCGCGGCGCAGGCGCCCCGCGTCGCAACCCGATGACCATCGAGCAGTTCCTGGCGTCACCGCGGGCGCGGCAGCGGTACTGGGCCGGCTCGCACCTCGGCTACCCCCTGTTCAACTCCGCCCAGCCGAACGCCGGCCACCGCGCGCTCGCCGAGCT
Proteins encoded in this window:
- a CDS encoding DNA polymerase Y family protein, whose product is MSAAAEQGALTRSIVLWCPDWPIRAALLKYPSIAVGNAIALIEKGLVFACSAEARTAGVRRGLRVREAQARCPELVVLPYDPQADARFFEPILAAVEQTVPGVQPIRPGMCALRSRGPARYYGGEAEAAEVLLGVLAEHGVPDARVGVADGPFAAEQAARHPSAGDASEPSVLIVAEGGSPAFLAALPVDVMGDDGFTALCRRLGLPTLGALAGMAADELVERFGFTGARVHTLVTGRDAQVVVPRSPQRALERRLVFDEGLDRVDQLAFAARQTADDVIAGLTAAKLVATAVTVTIQTEDGAESSRTWLHPRWFTAADLVDRLRWQLQGVGPGTGALTAPVVQLVFAPESVDAAHHHEQGLWGDAPDERVHHALSRVQSMLGHDAVVTAALGGGRLLDDRQVLVPWGDRSPAGTAERAGQPWPGALPDPLPATVFLPRVQVELLTDSGEPVVVSDRGLVEGEPALFAAAPGARPIGSHGEALRVARPIGGWAGPWTVDERWWDAATARRVHRFSVVDADGTAWLLLFDGESWLAEARYD
- a CDS encoding error-prone DNA polymerase, producing MGFNNPAMPWSEFERTLSGRARPDQPDELVERPGSRRREPIEAQPLELDDGPFVPYAELHAHSHYSFLDGASSPAALLQEAARLRLSALAITDHDGLYGAVQLAEAAAAYRRDRIEVKTVFGAELSLGLSAPQNGAPDPEGTHLLVLARGQAGYHALAGAITEAQLADGAEKGRPIYELPALAGAADGQWAVLTGCRKGAVRQALASADGGTDAAAWELDRLVDLFGPGNVVVELFDHGDPLASSYNDALYELAEKRGLLVVATGNVHYATPDGRPLATAVAAVRARRSLDELDGWLPAAGNAHLRSGAEMHRLFGRYPGAIEATVELASDLAFELNSVKPGLPEQEIPEGYTQMSYLRELVAAGIAERYPEGRRPVPLAEIEQRLEDELAVIQKKDFPGYFLIVHDLVREARTRGILCQGRGSAANSAVCYVLGITAIDAIRYRLPFQRFLSHLRDEEPDIDVDFDSRRREEIIQYAFEKYGRRNAAQVATVISYRPKATVRDMAKALGFSPGQQDAWGRRIEDWGGGVSADADGIPDTVLGLARQLSKAPRHLGIHSGGMVLTKRPVGEICPIEHARMKDRTVLQWDKGDVEWMGLVKFDMLGLGMLEALQYIFEIVRDGVGEEWGLASLPKEEPAVYDMLCRADAVGVFQVESRAQLATLPRLQPRRFYDLVVEVALIRPGPIQGGAVHPYLRRRERLRGGDGDPVSYPHPLLESVLKRTLGVPLFQEQIMQMAMAVGGCSPEDADLLRRAMGSKRGVEKIESLKKKLFAGMAENGLTGQGAEAIYEQIHAFADFGFAESHSLSFALLVYASSWLKLHYPAAFLAGLLRAQPMGFYSAETLVRDARRHGVEVRGVDILRSDAHASLEPLDEKGPWGEASAPRPGITGMDECLGWHETGGNPEDVEESEPFDPAAPDESAAHRRDGRFAVRLGLAGVRSIGEKVAERIVAARRESGPYLDLHDLARRAALSEPQLTALAAAGAFQSMGIGRREALWQAGPAGRERADYLPHTAVVVQPPLLPAPSEADRLAYDIWAMGLSPDDHPMRYRRAVLRAGGVLSAAELGSAESGSRVFVGGVVTHRQRPTTASGITFLNLEDETGMVNVIVSTGVWKRHRRVAREAQGMVVRGILERSPEGVVNIAADRLQLLQLPVEMKSRDFQ
- a CDS encoding antitoxin MazE family protein, with protein sequence MGTRDRVASHRDRMRKAGYRLVQTWVPDVRTPGFVDEARRQAILVAEADRRGEDQDFIEAISAPWDE
- a CDS encoding type II toxin-antitoxin system PemK/MazF family toxin; this translates as MRRGELWTVSGDVYASKPRPALILQDDRFDATESVTVAPLTTTAVDAPLLRYRLDPAGGNGLDATSFIMVDKLTTVRRNNIGKQFGSLTGSQLIEVERLVIVFLGLAG
- a CDS encoding DUF6328 family protein, whose product is MSDDARSGSLNRPGESDAQRYDRNWEDILQELRVTQTGNQILTGFLLALAFQQRFHELEPVGITIYLVLVGLACTATLLALAPVSLHRWLFQHHAKKDAVLIGNRILRVNLIAVALLIIGVALFLFYFVLSLTAGVIAAVVVALVIIGLWVLLPIDMLRRERRGRSA